In Alteromonas macleodii, the sequence TAAAAACGTGGCTTTAATGCGATTACGCCTTCATAATGTTAGCGTATTAGAAAGTGTAGCGCGCTGATACACCTAGTAGGTCTACATCGTCAGCGATGACATAAGTTGCTCCGAATGAAAACTGCGGCGTAAAGAAATAGTCTGCGCCAACTTCAAAGGCAGTATCATCTTCTTCAATGTCGATATAGCGAATCGCACCGCGAAGCTCAAACTGCTCTGTTAGCATTGAGCGTATACCGGCAGTAATGCCATAGCCGTTATCGTCAGCTTCAGCAGAAGCGAAGCTTGAATCTAGGTCAACATCTACATACTCATACGTTAACTCACCAAAAAAGTCAGTTGTTGTAGTTAAACCATAGCGGTAACCAACCCCTGCAGAGATATAGTCAAGTTCACCGTCAACACCATATTCGTCTTCACTTAACTGACCATAACGACCTGTCAGGTATACATTTTCATTAAGTGATTTAAAGCCCTGAATTTGAAAACCTGTTGGCTCGAAGTCGCCTGCGTCTTCAATATCTGCTTGTACATATCCAGCTTTAACGAGGTCATATGAAGGCGACGCTGCGAATGCATTTAAAGAAAGCGCGCCAAAGATACTGGCGAGAATAGTACGTTTCATTGTTTCTAATATCCTTTTAACAAAAAAACTTCCAACCACTTTCGGAAGCTTCAACATGATGGGGATGAGTTTTGAGAAATCAAATAGGTTAGTACAAGAAGTTTTCGTTTATTGGCTATAGCCAGCGCGGTTTTTAACGCGTGATTGTAATTACATTGTCGGGCGAATGATCAATTAGAGCTTTTTCAATGTGAAGCAAATAGCGATACTGGCAATACTTAATGCGCTAGTCGCTAAACTAAAAGCCTCGGTAGGCCCTAGAGTTAGTAGCGTCACTGCGTAAGCGCCTATGGCGGCCCCTGTCAGATGGAAAAAGCCAGTGAGTGCAGCTAAAAAACCAGCAGATGTTTCAGAATAGCCCAGCATAATATTTACGCTACAGGGCATAGCGATACCGATGAAAAAGAACGTGACATAGCAGTAAGCCAAAATACTGACTAAGCCACTTTGGGAACTCAAGAAAACGGTCAAAGCAAAAAGTACGGAAAGAGCCGCTAAACAGAGACTAGATACCCTGAACTTTTGCAAAGGCGACAAAGACGTCAGCCGAATATTGAATACGCTGCCTGCAACGAACGACAAGGTGGCTAGCAGTGAGTATACCGAGAACAGAGTTTTAGAAAGCCCGAACTGCTGCATTACCATAGAGGGCGCGATGGTAATGAAGCAAAACACAATGCCATACAAAAGCCCGCTAGCCATGCCTACTGTAACAAGCTTTACTATTGTGCTTTTTATAAGTACTAACGTATGACTAAAAACGTTATCAGATACTGGCGGCGTAAAATGTCTAAGAATGCTGGAAACTGAGAATAGCAAAAATAGGGCGAGTAGCCCCATTAACAGCACGAAATAAAAAATAGCGGAAATACCCAATGACTCGCCAATTATAGTGCCTATTAGCGGTGCTATTGCTGGGGCAATAGCAAAGGCAATATTGATGAGCGAAAGTGAAGTATTTAGCTGCTTTTCGCTAAATATTTGACGTGACAGCCCTCGCGATACTGATACGCCAACGCCCCCACCTAAGCCTTGCACCACACGTCCTATAAGAAAAGTAGACTCTTCACTGGCAAGCGCCACCATAAGTGTACCTGCAATAAATATTATGATTCCGTAGAACAAAAATTTTTGCTTGTTTACGTAGTCGCACACTATGCCAGAGGTTAACTGTGAAAGTGAGAAGGCGACTAAAAACACAGCTACGCTTTGCTCAATTATGCTCACCTGACTGCCATACATAGTCGCTAAGTCAAAAAAGAAGGGGCTATAAATGCTGGTAGAGACTTGGCCAAGAACAGACAAAATAGTGAAGGTAACCGTTAGCGAGTAAAACGTATGGCGCGACATGGTGTGCTTCATCTAATAAGAAACCGGTAACAAAGTAGACTAATAATAAAGATAGGCTACAGATGAGGTATTACAGTTTTAATAAAGCTGCTTTTTCAAGTTTGAGCAAAAGTGCACAACAAAGTGGTATCGATTGGTTAGTATTATCAGTCGATGACGCTGAGAAAATAGTGGTCCTTTTCCTTCCTTAAGTTAACCTCATATTAGAACAGGGTCTAACGATACAAAATGGCGGAAGCGATAGGCTAACAAATAGCTTTTTGCAACCCGTTGTTGTATTTAATCGCAGAAATAATTAAACCCGGCCAAATAGGCCGGGTTTTCACTATTTATCGCTTATTTGTATTGTTTTTGTGGTAATGGTTGCGCTGCTTCGGCAGAGAATTTAGTCCCATTAAATGCTTCCACACCAAGTGTTTCAGCGTCCGAATACGTTGTATGCTGGTTAATCTCAACAACCTCAACATTGAAATCATCATCAACAATCAGATCGAATGCCACCCACATTCTAAAGTTATATGACCCAGAATCTACATCGTCAGCAGGGTTAAACACATAGGTTCTGTCGTTCAGACGCAGTTCTACACGCGTCGGCGACGAGAAGATCGTACCTGAACCAGAATAATGATACACACTGTAACGATAACGGCCAGGTAATACGAAGCTTGGTATGGTGAGTACTTCCGGGCCGTAACTCGATGTATCATCAACATCTAGATTAATAGTTACATTGCCAATGGTTTCGTCCTTATTGGCGTAATACACTCGGAATCGGGTATCAGTTCCTTCCTGAGGTCCGGTCAAGTGAGTATCTAGGTCACGAGGATTAGCACCCCATGTTAGCTTTACAATGGCAGAACTTTCGCCAACTACAAGGCAATTATCTAACTCGCTGTCAACATCGCTGGTATTAACCACAACAGTATTCGTCTGACTTCCGGCACGAGCAAATACCAACAGCGAAGAATCTCTTCTCACTGGCAGGGCAAAATCGCCTTCGGCATCAGTGTAAGCGCTGCTGCGTCCAATGTAGCTGGTGCCTTCGGATAGTACCTGTATATTGGCTACTGGCAAACCTTCAGTATCAACTACACAACCGAACAGTTCGACAGTATTATATACCTGATCTGCGTTCCAGGTGGTGAAGTGACTTACTGTACCCACGTAGAAAGAGGCACCGTCAATCGCTGTTAAGGTTGCCTCTCCTTCTTCTACCCATAATGCTGTCGATTCATCAAAATAGTACAGCGGGATTGTTTCCGGAGGATTTGTTACGCCGCTCGCTAGAGGAATTCTCACCGTCGCGGTTGT encodes:
- a CDS encoding MFS transporter translates to MSRHTFYSLTVTFTILSVLGQVSTSIYSPFFFDLATMYGSQVSIIEQSVAVFLVAFSLSQLTSGIVCDYVNKQKFLFYGIIIFIAGTLMVALASEESTFLIGRVVQGLGGGVGVSVSRGLSRQIFSEKQLNTSLSLINIAFAIAPAIAPLIGTIIGESLGISAIFYFVLLMGLLALFLLFSVSSILRHFTPPVSDNVFSHTLVLIKSTIVKLVTVGMASGLLYGIVFCFITIAPSMVMQQFGLSKTLFSVYSLLATLSFVAGSVFNIRLTSLSPLQKFRVSSLCLAALSVLFALTVFLSSQSGLVSILAYCYVTFFFIGIAMPCSVNIMLGYSETSAGFLAALTGFFHLTGAAIGAYAVTLLTLGPTEAFSLATSALSIASIAICFTLKKL
- a CDS encoding outer membrane beta-barrel protein; translated protein: MKRTILASIFGALSLNAFAASPSYDLVKAGYVQADIEDAGDFEPTGFQIQGFKSLNENVYLTGRYGQLSEDEYGVDGELDYISAGVGYRYGLTTTTDFFGELTYEYVDVDLDSSFASAEADDNGYGITAGIRSMLTEQFELRGAIRYIDIEEDDTAFEVGADYFFTPQFSFGATYVIADDVDLLGVSARYTF